ATCCTCGGCAGGTGGCTCGATCGCGGAACCGGGGGATTGCGTTGGAGCCGCCGGCGGCCCAGGTGCAGCCGATTTCCAGTCGGCGGTATTTCAACCAGTTGCGTTTGGAGAATGCGGCCAAGGCGATTCAGCGCTTGCCGGTGCCTGGCGAGATGCACCACCACATTATTACGGGGAATTTCGATTCGTATCTGCTGATCCCGGCGATTCTCGAGCGCGTTGCCCGCCCGGTGCAGGAGTTGCGGTTGGCCACGCTCGGCTTCAATCGTCGCAATGCCGATGCACTCATCGCCGATCTGCACTCCGAGCGAATTCAGCGGGCTACGTTGATCGTCTCGGAATACTACCAGGCTTCCGAAGATGCGGAAGTTTGCACGCAGTTGCAAACCGAGTTGGTGCGATATGGAGAACCACGCGGATGGTTTTTGGCGACGCGTTGCCATGCCAAGATCATCCTCATGCGCTTTGCCGATGGACCGGCATTCGTTGTCGAGTCCTCGGCGAACTTGCGAACGTGCCGAAGTATCGAGCAATTCACGATTTGCGACGATGGCGAACTGTATTCCTTTCACGCTTCTTGGATGGACCAGCTTTATGGCGACCAGCGAGCATCCGCAGTTGAATCGGCTGATCCTCTTGATGGTGTCTGGCCTGACCGGGCCGGAACTGACGGCAGCGGCCAGCCGATTGGAGATCCCGGAATCGGAGATCGGTGAGCTGATCGACGAGGCGAGACAACGAATCCGCTTGGCTGCGTCATTCGATCACCACCACGAACTGGGGGTGGCATATACTCGGCTCAATGATTTGTACATTCGAGCGATCAAGGTGGCAGACTTGAAAACCGCACTCACCGCCCAACGGGATCTGAATCGGCTGTTGGAGTCGCACACCCCGAGCAGCTCAGCAATCGATCCGTTGGCTGTGGAAGTGGATGCCCGCGAGGAGGTGGAAGCGATCCGATTGCATCTGTTGCCATTGCAGTTGGCATCCCCATCGGCCCCGCTGCGTGAGCATGCCCGGATTGCGGCGGAGCGGATTCGCCAGCAGTCCGATGCGAGTTGCCAAGTTCCCGCCTCGGCATCGACATTGTCAGAATGAGCACGCCACGCAAGAAGCGAAACGCTGGTGGCCGACCACCCGCACTGACGCCGGAGATTTTGAATCGCACGGTTCAATATCTGCCGGCGGTGCTGTATTTGGAGACGCTGGCGGGGCTGCTCGAAGTGGATCGCACGACGATGTTTCGCTGGATGCGCCGCGGACGGAAGGAAGCGAGTCGATTGAGCCTGAATTCCAAGGCAAAACCGAAGGAAAGCGAGCGTCTGTACTTGGAGTTTTACCACGCCATAAAAAAGGGGCTGGCGATTGGTGAACTGAATGCCTTGTTGGCGATCCGACATGCGGCGAATCGAGGATCATGGCAAGCGGCCGCTTGGCTCTTGGAACGACGTTATCCGGAACGCTGGGGGCGAGTCGATCGGCAGCCGCCGGAATCGGGGGGCGATGGAGCGACGCGGTATGTGATCGTGGAACAAGAACGAGCGAGCCCAACGCATGAAGCCAAATCGTTACCAGCGGAACCGAACCGAGAGCCCACCGCCGAAGGCCCGCCACCGGGTTAGTGTGTCGCTGTACCCAGTGCAGCTTGCATTTCGCCGATCGACTGCGCTCTATCGCGGATTCTGCGGCGGCATCGGCAGCGGCAAGTCGTGGGTGGGTGCGTATGATCTGCTCGCCCGCACGCGGCCGGGCCGGTTGTACTTGGTGGTTGCGCCGAGTTATCGCACCCTCCGCGATGCCACATTCCGGACATTTCGCAGCATCGCCGAACACACCGGATTTTGGGGGCGATGGCACAAATCCGATTTCGCGGTGACATTGGGCAACACCGCCGAAGTGCTGTTCCGCTCAGCGGACAATCCCGAATCGCTGCGCGGGCCCAATGCCAGTGGTGTCTGGCTGGATGAGGCATCGCTCACCGAGCGCGAGGCGTTCACCATCAGCATCGGCCGCTTGCGCGAAGCAGGCGAACAGGGTTGGTTGTCGGCGACATTCACGCCGAAGGGCCGGCAGCATTGGACCTATGAGCAATTTGCCACCAACCGGCCCAATGTCGCACTGTTTCAGGCGAAGTCAGCCGATAACCCATTCCTGCCGACGAACTTCGCCGAGACGACTCGCCAGCAGTATACGAGCCATTTCGCGGCCCAGGAACTCGATGCCAATTTCCTTGATCCGGCCGGCGCGATGATGCGGGAGAATTGGTTCCCGGTTGTCGAGACGCTGCCCGAACGGCTCACCGAGGTGCGATACTGGGACTTGGCCGCCACCAGCCCGG
This DNA window, taken from Tuwongella immobilis, encodes the following:
- the terL gene encoding phage terminase large subunit, producing the protein MKPNRYQRNRTESPPPKARHRVSVSLYPVQLAFRRSTALYRGFCGGIGSGKSWVGAYDLLARTRPGRLYLVVAPSYRTLRDATFRTFRSIAEHTGFWGRWHKSDFAVTLGNTAEVLFRSADNPESLRGPNASGVWLDEASLTEREAFTISIGRLREAGEQGWLSATFTPKGRQHWTYEQFATNRPNVALFQAKSADNPFLPTNFAETTRQQYTSHFAAQELDANFLDPAGAMMRENWFPVVETLPERLTEVRYWDLAATSPDEAEDPDWSVGIRMGRAANKGAFYIRHMARLRESPAQVQAKIIETAKLDGKNIPIVIEREPGSAGKSLIQFYARELAGWVVREHCPTGDKVTRAHPFAAMAEQGLVYLLRGHWNRDWLDEISLFPMAKHDDIVDASTGAFRELVDRPAFRLI